A genome region from Cucumis sativus cultivar 9930 chromosome 4, Cucumber_9930_V3, whole genome shotgun sequence includes the following:
- the LOC101219673 gene encoding probable inactive leucine-rich repeat receptor-like protein kinase At3g03770 has protein sequence MAQIFRNSLCLAILILFVRVNFSEQLQLSQIRTLLRIQQLLNFPAVLSNWNYSTDFCNLEPDSYVTVVCYEGNLTQLHIIGKKGALLLPHNFSMKSLVNTLAKLPDLKVLTLVSLGLWGSIPGKIAHLSSLEILNMSSNFLYGAIPQEISLLSGLRTLILDDNMLAGQLPDWFHVLPLLTVLSLKHNNLNGSLPNSLNELENLRVLSLSHNHFYGELPDLSTLTNLQVLELEDNGFGPQFPQLGNKLVAVKLSKNKLRSSIPPEVSSFYQLQYFDVSLNSLVGPLPSAFFSLPSLSYLNISGNKLTGMLMDNISCNDELKVVDLSSNLLTGSLPQCLLADTRDRVVLYLRNCFVTGEQQQHPVSYCQNEALAVGIVPEEKKKDQSRKAVLALSIVGGVVGVIILIGIIYIVVRRRNEKNTVKKPPTNLIVENPSAGYTSKLLSDARYISQTMQFAPLGLSTYRLLSYEEIEDATKNFDSSAFMGEGSQGQMYRGQLKDGSLVAIRCLKMKKRYSTQNFTHHIDLISKLRHRHLVSALGHCFELYLEDSSVSRIFLVFEYVPNGTLRSWISGRHSRRSLTWTQRIAAAVGIAKGIQFLHMVAGVYSNNIKITDVLLDQNLAAKISSYNLPLMAESMAKVGRGVSSGGSKDPGCHERINQEAQADIYDFGVILLEIIRGRALKSKNEINVLREKLQEAISSDSIARRSIVDPSIQNECLDQSLKTMMEVCVRCLLKDPVTRPSLEDVLWNLQFAAQVQDAWCGEYRSSDGSPISPSQPKLSIC, from the exons ATGGCTCAAATATTTCGTAATTCTTTATGTCTAGCCATTCTCATCCTTTTTGTTCGAGTCAACTTTTCGGAGCAATTACAACTGTCGCAGATTCGGACGCTGTTAAGAATACAGCAACTTCTGAACTTCCCAGCTGTATTAAGTAATTGGAATTATAGCACGGATTTTTGCAACTTGGAACCAGATTCCTATGTGACTGTTGTGTGCTATGAGGGAAACTTGACTCAGTTGCATATAATTGGGAAGAAAGGAGCTCTTTTACTACCTCATAACTTCTCGATGAAATCTCTCGTTAACACCCTTGCTAAGCTTCCAGATTTGAAAGTCCTTACATTAGTTTCCCTTGGTTTATGGGGGTCGATACCTGGCAAAATTGCTCATTTATCATCACTGGAAATATTAAACATGAGCTCTAATTTCCTATATGGTGCCATCCCTCAGGAGATTTCGTTGCTGTCAGGCTTACGGACACTTATACTTGATGATAACATGCTTGCAGGACAGCTTCCTGACTGGTTCCACGTGCTTCCGCTTCTAACCGTTTTGAGCTTGAAACATAACAATCTCAATGGATCATTGCCTAATTCACTGAATGAGTTGGAAAATCTTAGAGTTCTTTCACTTTCACATAACCACTTTTATGGAGAGTTGCCTGACCTCAGCACTTTGACCAACCTTCAAGTACTTGAATTGGAAGACAATGGTTTTGGACCTCAATTCCCTCAGCTTGGCAATAAGTTGGTTGCCGTAAAACTGAGTAAAAACAAGCTCAGATCTAGTATCCCTCCTGAAGTTAGCTCCTTTTACCAACTTCAATATTTCGACGTCTCTTTGAATTCTTTGGTTGGGCCATTGCCATCAGCATTCTTTTCTCTGCCATCTCTTTCCTATCTCAATATATCAGGGAACAAGCTCACAGGAATGCTTATGGATAATATTTCTTGCAATGATGAACTTAAAGTTGTGGACTTATCCTCAAATCTCTTGACTGGAAGCTTGCCACAATGTCTTCTAGCAGATACGAGGGACAGGGTTGTCTTGTATCTCAGAAATTGTTTTGTCACTGGAGAACAACAACAGCATCCGGTTTCCTATTGCCAAAATGAAGCATTAGCTGTGGGCATTGTACCcgaggagaagaaaaaagaccAATCACGTAAAGCAGTTCTTGCCTTGAGTATAGTTGGTGGCGTTGTCGGAGTGATCATTTTAATTGGTATAATTTATATAGTTGTAAGAAGAAGGAATGAGAAGAATACGGTGAAGAAACCTCCAACAAATTTAATAGTAGAGAATCCATCTGCTGGGTACACCTCAAAGCTGCTCTCGGATGCAA GGTATATATCTCAAACAATGCAGTTCGCACCACTTGGCCTTTCAACTTATAGATTGCTCTCATATGAAGAGATTGAGGATGCTACTAAAAATTTTGACTCTTCTGCTTTCATGGGTGAAGGTTCTCAAGGACAG ATGTACCGAGGTCAGCTGAAGGATGGCTCTTTAGTTGCCATTAGATGccttaaaatgaaaaaaagatatagCACACAAAACTTCACGCATCATATAGACCTTATTTCAAAACTCAGACACCGCCATTTGGTTAGTGCTCTTGGACACTGCTTCGAGTTGTACTTGGAAGATTCAAGTGTCAGCAGAATATTTCTCGTCTTCGAATATGTTCCGAATGGCACGCTAAGAAGTTGGATATCTG GAAGGCACTCGAGGCGATCACTTACTTGGACACAACGTATAGCAGCAGCAGTAGGAATAGCAAAAGGCATCCAGTTTCTGCATATGGTTGCGGGCGTATATTcaaataacattaaaataacAGATGTACTACTGGATCAAAATCTTGCTGCTAAAATTAGCAGCTACAACCTTCCTCTAATGGCTGAGAGCATGGCCAAG GTCGGTCGGGGAGTTTCTTCCGGTGGATCCAAAGATCCTGGCTGCCATGAAAG GATCAATCAGGAAGCTCAAGCTGACATCTACGACTTTGGAGTAATATTACTAGAAATCATCCGTGGGCGAGCACTCAAATCGAAAAACGAAATTAATGTTCTAAGAGAGAAG TTACAAGAAGCCATTTCATCCGATAGCATTGCTCGAAGGAGCATAGTTGATCCGAGCATTCAAAACGAATGCTTAGATCAATCATTGAAGACAATGATGGAAGTATGTGTCAGGTGCCTGCTCAAGGATCCAGTCACCAGACCTTCACTTGAAGATGTCCTCTGGAATTTGCAGTTTGCTGCTCAGGTTCAAGATGCGTGGTGTGGAGAATACCGTAGCAGTGACGGGTCTCCCATCTCTCCTTCTCAACCTAAACTCTCAATCTGCTAA
- the LOC101219510 gene encoding nuclear intron maturase 4, mitochondrial, with protein sequence MKFGGLRRFCRINMRNFSNLQSVNVCIFNSSFVSDIGKCVQIVQGSENYSTLARAEIDKGMERMKLAINLASLVEESLDVDLRRSKTQMELKRSLEIRIKERVKAQYLNGKFLDLMGNVIACPNTLQNVYDCIRINSNVDIKSNDRLISFESMAEELSNGNFDVNTNTFSILSSRKEVLILPKIKLKVLQEAIRIVLECVFRPHFSKISHGCRSGRGHSTALKYIKKEIKDPDWWFTVDLSKKMDELVMAKLITVMEDKIEDPKLFAVIRSIYLAGALNLEFGGFPKGHGLPQEGVLSPILTNIYLNLFDQEFFRLSMKYEAINEYGNTGQDGSQSRLRSWFRRQLKGNNSDYSGEEKDKIRVYCCRYMDEIFLAVSGSKDVAHSFRSEIFYFVQKTLHLDVNREEEMVSCETHGIRFLGCLVRRSVQESPAVKSIHKLKEKVELFGLQKQETWNAWTVWLGKKWLAHGLKKVKESEIKHLAKNSSLNKISSFRKPGMETDHWYKVLLKIWMQDLNARAAESEEKILSKHAVELSLPFELRDSFYEFQRHVKEYISSETASTLALLPNYDPSAKPTFITEIIAPVNSIRKRLLRYRLVTNKGHPCSSPFLILQDNTQIIDWFVGVSRRLFRWYNNSSNFSELFLIFDQVRKSCIRTLAAKHRIHESEIEKKFDSELSKIYSSSEIDQEKEKSTDTHVLDHDEALKYGISYSGLCLLSFARMVSQSRPCNCFVIGCLAPAPSVYTLHVMERQKFPGWKTGFSSSIHPSLNKRRFGLCKQHLADLYLGRISLQSVDFGAWK encoded by the exons atgaaatttggggGGCTTCGAAGATTTTGCAGGATCAACATGCGgaacttttcaaatttgcaAAGTGTAAATGTTTGCATATTCAATTCATCCTTTGTTTCTGACATTG GAAAGTGTGTTCAAATAGTTCAGGGTTCTGAAAATTATTCAACTCTCGCCCGTGCTGAAATTGACAAGGGAATGGAGAGAATGAAACTGGCCATAAACTTGGCCTCGCTTGTTGAAGAATCTCTTGATGTTGATCTGAGAAGATCAAAGACTCAAATGGAACTTAAGAGATCACTTGAAATTCGGATTAAGGAGAGGGTGAAGGCACAATATTTGAATGGGAAGTTTTTGGACTTGATGGGGAATGTAATTGCCTGCCCCAATACTCTTCAAAATGTTTACGACTGTATTAGAATTAACTCAAATGTTGACATTAAGTCGAATGATCGTTTGATCTCATTTGAATCTATGGCTGAAGAGCTTTCTAATGGTAATTTTGATGTCAATACCAATACTTTCTCCATATTAAGTTCAAGAAAAGAAGTACTAATTTTACCAAAGATAAAGTTGAAGGTTCTTCAGGAAGCCATTAGGATAGTTTTGGAGTGTGTGTTTAGGCCACATTTTTCCAAGATATCTCATGGTTGTCGAAGTGGAAGAGGACACTCAACAGCATTGAAGTACAtcaaaaaagagataaaagatCCTGATTGGTGGTTCACAGTTGACTTAAGCAAAAAGATGGATGAGCTTGTGAtggctaaactcattacaGTAATGGAGGACAAGATAGAGGACCCCAAATTATTTGCTGTTATCAGAAGTATATATTTGGCCGGGGCACTGAATTTGGAGTTTGGGGGTTTCCCAAAAGGTCACGGTCTTCCACAAGAGGGAGTTCTGTCTCCTATATTAACGAACATTTATCTAAACCTCTTTGACCAAGAATTTTTCAGATTATCTATGAAATACGAAGCTATTAATGAGTATGGTAATACTGGTCAAGATGGGTCACAATCAAGGCTACGGAGTTGGTTTAGGAGACAATTGAAAGGAAATAATTCTGATTATTCAGGTGAGGAGAAAGACAAGATAAGAGTATATTGTTGTCGCTATATGGATGAAATCTTTTTAGCAGTATCAGGTTCTAAAGATGTTGCTCATAGTTTTAGGTCtgagattttttatttcgtGCAGAAGACTTTGCATTTGGACGTTAACCGTGAAGAGGAAATGGTATCATGTGAGACTCATGGAATTCGTTTTCTTGGTTGTTTGGTCAGACGAAGTGTGCAGGAAAGTCCTGCTGTAAAATCCATCCACAAGTTGAAGGAAAAAGTTGAGCTATTTGGTTTACAAAAGCAGGAGACTTGGAATGCTTGGACAGTGTGGTTGGGAAAGAAATGGCTTGCTCATGGTTTGAAGAAGGTTAAAGAGTCTGAGATTAAGCATTTAGCTAAAAATAgctctttaaataaaatttccagTTTTCGTAAACCTGGAATGGAAACTGATCACTGGTACAAGGTTCTGTTGAAAATTTGGATGCAAGATCTAAATGCAAGAGCTGCagagagtgaagaaaaaatctTATCTAAGCATGCAGTGGAactttctcttccttttgaaCTTCGAGATTCCTTTTATGAATTCCAAAGGCATGTCAAAGAATACATTTCTTCTGAGACAGCGTCTACTCTTGCCCTTTTACCAAATTATGACCCTTCTGCCAAACCTACTTTCATAACTGAGATTATAGCACCTGTCAATTCTATCAGAAAACGACTTTTGCGATATAGATTAGTCACAAATAAAGGACATCCATGCTCCTCTCCTTTCCTCATCTTACAAGATAACACCCAAATTATTGACTGGTTTGTAGGAGTATCTCGTCGTTTGTTTAGATGGTACAACAATTCTTCTAACTTCAGCGAGTTGTTCTTAATTTTCGATCAAGTTAGGAAATCTTGTATCCGAACGCTAGCAGCAAAGCACCGGATACACGAAagtgaaatagaaaagaaGTTTGACTCAGAATTGAGTAAGATTTACTCCTCTTCTGAAATAGatcaagaaaaagagaagtcAACAGATACCCATGTTTTAGACCACGATGAGGCACTAAAGTATGGAATTTCATATAGTGGTTTGTGTTTGCTATCTTTTGCTAGAATGGTCAGCCAATCTCGTCCTTGCAATTGTTTCGTCATTGGGTGTTTGGCTCCTGCACCAAGTGTTTATACTCTTCATGTCATGGAGAGACAAAAGTTTCCGGGATGGAAGACTGGGTTCTCGAGTTCCATTCATCCTAGCTTGAACAAACGACGATTTGGGTTATGCAAACAACATTTGGCAGATTTGTATTTGGGTCGCATTTCTTTGCAATCTGTTGATTTTGGTGCATGGAAGtga
- the LOC101219270 gene encoding uncharacterized protein LOC101219270, whose translation MSSSAVDTEAPDLLCHFDNVQGLVDAFTSVRWKRHQDAVIELSEHGIVLIVEESGCLQAKVYLQRELFIRYEYSAQARPRFGVSLGIFVDSLNTFSVPGRLSTIELKYPGPDMQLLLKTVDSLDACIYAEIRTRIPDTISWDYNFEPAGSSPLSFTVKSAALKEAIDDLEWPGSSVLIALQPSPPSVTFKAEGHGDLQVDFMYYANTDLLISFHCDQQVSYRYKYKFLRATTSNIPSSVIRENRGSKLTIGRGGLLKVQHLVSVGKPSTSHTHIDSAGYQQPSRIAFIEFFVKPEEDSPND comes from the exons ATGAGCTCGTCGGCAGTGGACACGGAGGCGCCCGATCTACTTTGCCACTTTGACAACGTCCAGGGTCTGGTGGATGCTTTCACCTCCGTTCGATGGAAACGCCATCAG GACGCCGTAATCGAACTATCGGAACATGGCATCGTTTTGATCGTTGAAGAATCCGGCTGTCTTCAGGCCAAAGTGTATCTGCAGCGTGAG CTTTTCATTCGCTATGAATACAGTGCACAAGCTCGGCCCAGATTTGGAGTGAGCTTAGGGATTTTTGTTGATAGTTTGAATACATTTTCTGTTCCTGGACGTTTAAGCACCATTGAACTCAAATACCCAGGACCTGACATGCAACTTCTTCTCAA GACGGTTGATTCATTAGATGCTTGCATTTATGCGGAGATCAGAACCAGAATCCCAGATACGATTTCATGGGATTACAATTTTGAACCTGCTGGAAGCAGCCCACTCAGTTTCACCGTCAAG TCTGCAGCACTGAAGGAAGCTATTGATGATCTTGAATGGCCTGGATCAAGTGTCCTTATAGCTCTACAACCGTCTCCCCCTTCTGTCACCTTCAAAGCTGAAGGCCATGGAGACTTGCAG GTGGATTTCATGTATTATGCAAATACTGATCTTCTGATCTCATTCCATTGCGATCAACAAGTATCCTACAG GTACAAATACAAGTTTCTCCGTGCGACGACTTCGAACATACCAAGCAGTGTGATAAGAGAAAATAGAGGAAGCAAACTGACTATTGGGAGAGGAGGATTGCTAAAAGTTCAACACCTTGTTTCTGTCGGAAAACCATCAActtcacacacacatatagaTTCTGCTGGCTATCAGCAACCCAGTAGAATTGCTTTCATTGAGTTCTTTGTAAAACCCGAAGAAGATTCCCCAAATGATTAG